The Anabas testudineus chromosome 14, fAnaTes1.2, whole genome shotgun sequence genome includes a region encoding these proteins:
- the LOC113171103 gene encoding disks large homolog 4 isoform X4: MFLSVWYAKKMGCRFLNNVRKVKKHQRHKLGNTPPVVVNTDTLDGSPYVNGTEGEIEYEEITLERGNSGLGFSIAGGTDNPHVGDDPSIFITKIIPGGAAAQDGRLSVNDCILFVNDVDVREVTHSQAVEALKEAGAIVRLYVLRRKPAAEKVTEIKLIKGPKGLGFSIAGGVGNQHIPGDNSIYVTKIIEGGAAHKDGRLQIGDKILAVNNVCLEDVMHEDAVGALKNTAEVVYLRVAKPNNLFLTNSYNPPDLTSTYSHMDTELSHPNYLGSDYPQALTPTSPSRFSPVLHGMMGDDDIPREPRRVLIHRGSTGLGFNIVGGEDGEGIFISFILAGGPADLSGELHKGDQILSVNGVDLRMATHEQAAAALKNAGQTVTIIAQYRPDEYSRFEAKIHDLREQLMNSSMGSGTTTLRSNPKRGFYIRALFDYDKTADCGFLSQALGFKFGDVLHVLDCGDEEWWQARKVSPQNEAEEVGFIPSKHRVERKDWSRVNTKERDHGRDSLGTQGRDKTSHSYETVTQVEVHYARPIIILGPVKDRINDDLLSEFPDKFGSCVPHTTRPKREYEVDGRDYHFVSSREQMEKDIQSHRFIEAGQYNSHLYGTSVQSVREVAEQQGKHCILDVSANAVRRLQAAQLHPIAIFVRPKSLENVLEINTRLTEEQARKGMDRALKLEQDFLECFSAVVEGDSFEEVYHKVKTVIEEQSGPYIWIPTRERL; the protein is encoded by the exons atgtttctgtctgtgtggtaCGCCAAAAAGATGGGTTGCCGATTCCTCAACAATGTGCGGAAAGTCAAGAAGCATCAACGTCATAAATTG GGAAATACTCCTCCAGTGGTGGTGAACACCGACACACTCGATGGCTCCCCATAT GTGAATGGGACAGAAGGGGAAATCGAGTATGAAGAGATCACACTGGAGAGA GGTAACTCAGGCCTGGGCTTCAGCATAGCTGGGGGAACAGACAATCCTCATGTGGGCGATGATCCCAGCATCTTCATCACCAAAATCATACCTGGAGGAGCCGCGGCGCAGGATGGACGGCTCAG TGTGAATGATTGCATCCTATTTGTGAATGATGTTGATGTGAGGGAGGTGACACACAGCCAAGCTGTGGAGGCTCTTAAGGAGGCAGGTGCTATCGTCCGCCTTTACGTTCTCCGCAGGAAACCAGCAGCTGAGAAAGTCACTGAAATCAAACTCATCAAAGGGCCTAAAG GATTAGGGTTCAGCATTGCTGGAGGGGTGGGCAACCAGCACATACCGGGAGATAACAGTATCTATGTCACCAAGATCATTGAAGGCGGAGCAGCTCATAAAGATGGGCGCCTGCAGATCGGGGACAAGATCTTAGCG GTGAACAACGTGTGTCTGGAAGACGTGATGCATGAGGATGCGGTGGGGGCTCTGAAGAACACAGCTGAGGTGGTCTACCTCAGGGTGGCCAAGCCCAACAACTTGTTTCTGACCAACTCCTACAACCCTCCAGACCTCACCAGCA CATATTCCCATATGGACACAGAACTCAGCCACCCGAACTACCTTGGGTCAGATTACCCTCAAGCCCTCACTCCCACCTCACCTAGTCGATTTTCTCCTGTTCTACATGGGATGATGGGAGATGACGACATCCCCAG AGAGCCTCGCAGAGTTTTGATCCACAGAGGCTCCACTGGTCTGGGATTCAACATTGttggaggagaggatggagaggggATATTTATCTCCTTTATCCTGGCAGGAGGCCCAGCTGACCTCAGTGGAGAGCTGCACAAGGGCGATCAGATCCTCAGt gtgAATGGCGTAGACCTGCGTATGGCCACACATGAACAGGCAGCGGCAGCACTCAAAAACGCTGGCCAGACAGTGACCATCATCGCTCAGTACAGACCCGATG agtACAGCCGTTTTGAGGCTAAGATCCACGACTTGAGAGAACAGCTCATGAACAGCAGCATGGGCTCTGGGACCACAACGCTAAGAAGCAACCCAAAGAGAGGCTTCTACATCAG GGCTCTTTTTGACTATGACAAGACTGCAGATTGTGGTTTCCTCAGTCAAGCACTGGGCTTCAAGTTTGGGGATGTGCTGCACGTGTTGGACTGTGGAGATGAGGAGTGGTGGCAGGCCCGTAAGGTCAGCCCTCAGAATGAGGCAGAAGAGGTCGGCTTTATCCCCAGCAAGCACAG agtggaaagaaaagactGGTCTCGTGTTAACACCAAAGAGAGG GACCATGGTCGAGACAGCTTGGGTACTCAAG GGAGAGATAAAACCTCACACAGTTATGAGACAGTCACCCAAGTGGAAG TTCATTATGCGAGGCCCATTATCATTCTTGGCCCTGTGAAGGACAGGATAAATGATGACCTGTTGTCGGAGTTTCCTGATAAGTTTGGATCTTGCGTCCCAC ACACCACACGGCCCAAGAGGGAATACGAGGTGGATGGTCGGGACTATCACTTTGTTTCATCACGAGAACAGATGGAGAAGGACATTCAGAGCCATCGGTTCATCGAGGCGGGCCAATACAACAGTCACCTGTATGGCACCAGTGTCCAGAGCGTGCGTGAGGTGGCTGAACAG CAGGGGAAACACTGCATCTTGGATGTATCAGCCAATGCTGTGCGCAGGCTACAAGCAGCTCAGCTTCATCCCATCGCCATCTTTGTTCGGCCCAAGTCACTGGAGAATGTCCT AGAGATCAACACTCGCCTGAcagaggagcaggccagaaAAGGAATGGACAGAGCTCTCAAACTAGAACAAGACTTCCTAGAGTGCTTCTcag CTGTCGTGGAAGGGGATAGCTTTGAAGAGGTCTATCACAAAGTAAAGACAGTGATCGAGGAGCAATCAGGGCCTTACATCTGGATCCCCACTCGGGAGAGGCTGTGA